In Eupeodes corollae chromosome 3, idEupCoro1.1, whole genome shotgun sequence, a single genomic region encodes these proteins:
- the LOC129950095 gene encoding CWF19-like protein 1 homolog, which produces MDQKIKILVSGDVNGNFKQLFTRVESINKKAGPFDLLLCCGEFFSSTNNDELIAYKNGFKHIPVPTYILGPNNEETAKSYEAIEEDGDICSNLTYLGKRGLYTLSSGVKIAYLSGVQGSGPNTFNKEDIVAVRNSCLVNKTTATDYRGVDILITSQWPHGIDEKQENTSKLISYLSKEIKPRYHFCALNGVYQEPKPYRIPGDSTTQYELCTRFIALANVGNAEKLKAVYALSLCPVEKMRVLDLIQKTTTETPCPFIGMNFDDCKGKQQLDDGKQYFYDLNSNPNDNRKRGRKGFGHDGQEKRQRPTFDQEKCWFCLSSPDVEKHLVISVGDSFYLALAKGPINDYHILILSITHIQSAALLADTDWAELMKFKEAVREFFKEQGHAVCFTERNYKCSHLQINALGIDDGYAWKIKHGFEDKAEEYNITFDSLPEIKEPTELPQRGPYFVAELPDRTTLMTQNMKQFPIHFAREVFCSENLLNCDEKTDWKDCSLTKDEEIELVKQFREKYKKFDFTL; this is translated from the exons Atggatcaaaaaattaaaat TCTAGTAAGCGGCGATGTCAATGGCAATTTCAAACAACTATTTACCCGAGTCGaatcaattaacaaaaaagcGGGACCTTTCGATTTGCTTTTATGTTGTGGGGAATTTTTTAGTTCGACAAATAATGATGAATTAATTGcttataaaaatggatttaaacaTA TTCCTGTGCCAACTTACATACTCGGTCCAAATAATGAAGAAACTGCAAAGTCCTATGAGGCTATCGAAGAGGATGGCGATATCTGctcaaatttaacttatttag GCAAAAGAGGTTTGTATACCCTTTCGTCGGGAGTTAAAATTGCCTATTTAAGTGGGGTTCAAGGGTCTGGGCCGAATACGTTCAACAAGGAAGATATCGTCGCTGTGCGTAATTCATGTTTGGTTAATAAGACCACCGCCACTGATTACAGAGGAGTCGATATTCTTATCACATCCCAATGGCCTCATGGAATCGACGAAAAACAA GAAAACACATCAAAGCTGATTTCATATCTGTCCAAAGAAATAAAACCACGATATCACTTCTGTGCTCTAAATGGTGTTTACCAAGAACCTAAACCCTACAG aattccCGGTGATAGCACAACTCAATACGAACTTTGTACGAGATTCATCGCCTTAGCTAATGTCGGAAATGCGGAAAAACTTAAAGCAGTTTACGCCTTAAGTTTATGTCCAGTTGAAAAGATGAGAGTTCTTGATTTGATACAAAAAACCACGACCGAGACACCATGTCCTTTTATAGGCATGAATTTTGACGATTGTAAAGGAAAACAACAATT ggatgatggaaaacaatatttctatgaCCTGAATTCAAATCCGAATGATAATAGAAAACGAGGACGGAAGGGTTTTGGACACGATGGACAGGAAAAACGACAACGACCCACATTCGATCAAG AAAAATGTTGGTTCTGTTTATCATCGCCCGATGTGGAAAAACATTTGGTAATTTCTGTGGGTGATAGTTTCTATCTTGCCTTAGCTAAAGGACCAATCAATGATTATCACATCTTGATACTCTCCATCACTCATATACAATCGGCTGCTCTCCTGGCCGACACTGATTGGGCAGAGTTGATGAAATTCAAGGAGGCCGTTAGAGAATTCTTTAAAGAGCAAGGTCATGCGGTATGCTTTACAGAACGCAATTACAAATGCTCACATTTGCAAATTAATGCTTTGGGTATCGATGATGGATATGCGTGGAAAATTAAACATGGTTTTGAG gATAAAGCTGAGGAGTACAATATAACCTTCGATTCGCTTCCCGAAATTAAAGAACCCACAGAACTTCCACAACGTGGACCATATTTTGTCGCTGAACTTCCCGACCGAACGACACTAATGACACAAAATATGAAGCAATTTCCAATACATTTTGCAAG AGAAGTCTTCTGCTCAGAGAATCTGTTGAATTGTGACGAAAAAACAGATTGGAAAGACTGCAGCTTAACAAAAGACGAAGAAATTGAACTTGTTAAGCAATTTCGTGAGAAATACAAGAAGTTCGATTTTACTTTAtaa